One Diceros bicornis minor isolate mBicDic1 chromosome 27, mDicBic1.mat.cur, whole genome shotgun sequence genomic region harbors:
- the USP16 gene encoding ubiquitin carboxyl-terminal hydrolase 16 isoform X1: MGKKRTKGKTVPIDDSSESLEPMCRHIRKGLEQGNLKKALVNVEWNICQDCKTDNKVKDKSEEETEENRSVWLCLKCGHQGCGRNSQEQHALKHYMTPRSEPHCLVLSLDNWSVWCYLCDDEVQYCSSNRLGQVVDYVRKQAGITTPKSAKDNGNIELENKKLEKESKNEQEREKKENMAKENPSTNSTSQITVKGLSNLGNTCFFNAVMQNLSQTPVLRELLKEVKMSGTIVKIEPPDLALTEPLEINLEPPGPLTLAMSQFLNEMQETKKGIVTPRELFSQVCKKAARFKGYQQQDSQELLRYLLDGMRAEEHQRVTKGILKAFGSSTEKLDEELKNKVKDYEKKKSVPSFVDRIFGGELTSTIMCDECRTVSLVHESFLDLSLPVLDDQSGKKNINGKNLKKTMEDEDKDSEEEKDNDSYMKERKDIPSGASKHLQKKAKKQAKKQAKNQRRQQKIQGKVLHLNDICTIDQPEDNECEVEMSLQEEVEVKSNHISQEEVTHKEYYVNHKDLNGQEKMIEIVTDNQNSTEEVDMKNVNMDNDLEVLASSAECTRNLNGAHLKEGSDGEVDISSGFKNLNLNAVLQPDEINIEILDDNHTPGTKVYEVVNEDPETAFCTLANREAFNTDECSIQHCLYQFTRNEQLRDANKLLCEVCTRRQYNGPKANIKGERRHVYTNAKKQMLISLAPPVLTLHLKRFQQAGFNLRKVNKHITFPEILDLAPFCTLKCKNVAEENTRVLYSLYGVVEHSGTMRSGHYTAYAKARTANSHLSNLVLHGNIPQDFEMLSTKGQWFHISDTHVQAVPTTKVLNSQAYLLFYERIL; encoded by the exons GGCTGCGGCAGGAATTCTCAGGAGCAGCATGCCTTGAAGCACTATATGACACCAAGATCTGAACCTCATTGTCTGGTTCTTAGTTTGGACAACTGGAGTGTATG GTGTTACCTATGTGATGATGAGGTCCAGTATTGTAGTTCAAACCGATTGGGGCAGGTGGTTGATTATGTTAGGAAACAAGCTGGTATTACAACTCCAAAATCAG caaaagATAATGGTAACATTGagcttgaaaataaaaaattagaaaaagagagtaaaaatgaacaagagagagaaaaaaaggaaaacatggcTAAAGAAAATCCTTCCACGAATTCTACTTCCCAGATAACTGTGAAGGGACTCAGTAATTTGGGAAATACATGCTTCTTCAATGCAGTTATGCAG AATTTGTCACAAACACCAGTGCTTAGAGAACTactaaaagaagtaaaaatgtctGGAACAATTGTAAAAATTGAACCACCTGATTTGGCATTAACA GAACCCTTAGAAATAAACCTTGAGCCTCCAGGCCCTCTTACTTTAGCCATGAGCCAGTTTCTTAATGAGATGCAAGAGACCAAAAAGGGAATCGTGACACCTAGAGAACTGTTTTCTCAGGTCTGTAAAAA AGCAGCGCGGTTTAAAGGCTATCAGCAGCAAGACAGCCAGGAGCTGCTTCGCTATTTATTGGATGGAATGAGAGCAGAAGAACACCAA AGAGTGACTAAAGGAATTCTTAAAGCATTTGGTAGTTCTACTGAAAAATTGGATGAagaactaaaaaataaagttaaag attatgaaaagaaaaaatcagtacCAAGTTTTGTGGACCGCATCTTTGGTGGTGAACTAACTAGTACAATCATGTGTGATGAATGCAGAACT GTCTCCTTGGTTCATGAATCTTTCCTTGATTTGTCTCTACCAGTTTTAGATGATCAG AGtggtaagaaaaatataaatggtaaaaatctgaaaaagacaatggaGGATGAAGATAAAGATAGCGAGGAAGAAAAAGATAACGACAGTTacatgaaagagagaaaggataTTCCTTCAGGAGCGAGTAAGCACTTGCAGAAAAAAGCGAAGAAGCAAGCCAAAAAGCAAGCCAAG AACCAACGAAGGCAACAAAAAATTCAAGGGAAAGTTCTTCATTTAAATGATATTTGTACCATTGACCAGCCTGAAGATAATGAATGTGAAGTTGAAATGTCACTTCAGGAAGAAGTGGAGGTTAAATCCAACCATATCTCACAAGAGGAAGTTACACATAAAGAATATTATGTTAATCACAAAGATTTGAATGGCCAagaaaaaatgatagaaattGTAACTGACAATCAAAATTCCACAGAGGAAGTAGATATGAAAAATGTCAACATGGACAATGATCTGGAGGTTTTGGCATCTTCTGCTGAGTGTACTAGGAATTTAAATGGTGCCCACCTGAAGGAAGGGAGCGATGGAGAAGTGGACATTTCCAGTGGTTTCAAAAACCTTAACTTGAATGCTGTTCTCCAGCCTGATGAAATAAATATAGAGATTCTGGATGACAATCATACTCCTGGGACCAAGGTATATGAGGTCGTAAATGAAGATCCAGAAACTGCTTTCTGTACTCTTGCAAACAGGGAAGCTTTCAATACAGATGAGTGTTCAATCCAACATTGTTTATATCAGTTCACTCGAAATGAGCAACTTCGAGATGCAAATAAACTGCTTTGTGAAGTATGCACCCGGAGACAGTATAATGGACCAAAGGCAAATATAAAAG gtGAAAGGAGACATGTTTACACCAATGCCAAAAAGCAGATGCTAATTTCTCTGGCTCCTCCCGTTCTCACGCTTCATTTGAAGCGATTTCAGCAG GCTGGTTTTAACCTACGCAAAGTTAACAAACACATAACATTTCCGGAAATCTTAGATTTGGCTCCTTTTTGTACCCTTAAATGTAAG aatgttgcTGAAGAAAATACAAGGGTACTGTATTCCTTATATGGAGTTGTTGAACACAGTGGTACCATGAGGTCAGGGCATTATACTGCCTACGCCAAGGCAAGAACTGCAAATAGTCATCTCTCTAATCTTGTTCTCCATGGTAATATTCCACAAG ATTTTGAAATGCTATCAACCAAAGGGCAGTGGTTTCACATCAGCGACACACATGTGCAGGCTGTGCCTACAACTAAAGTACTCAACTCACAAGCTTACCTCCTATTTTATGAGAGAATACTCTAA
- the USP16 gene encoding ubiquitin carboxyl-terminal hydrolase 16 isoform X2, which translates to MGKKRTKGKTVPIDDSSESLEPMCRHIRKGLEQGNLKKALVNVEWNICQDCKTDNKVKDKSEEETEENRSVWLCLKCGHQGCGRNSQEQHALKHYMTPRSEPHCLVLSLDNWSVWCYLCDDEVQYCSSNRLGQVVDYVRKQAGITTPKSAKDNGNIELENKKLEKESKNEQEREKKENMAKENPSTNSTSQITVKGLSNLGNTCFFNAVMQNLSQTPVLRELLKEVKMSGTIVKIEPPDLALTEPLEINLEPPGPLTLAMSQFLNEMQETKKGIVTPRELFSQVCKKAARFKGYQQQDSQELLRYLLDGMRAEEHQRVTKGILKAFGSSTEKLDEELKNKVKDYEKKKSVPSFVDRIFGGELTSTIMCDECRTVSLVHESFLDLSLPVLDDQSGKKNINGKNLKKTMEDEDKDSEEEKDNDSYMKERKDIPSGASKHLQKKAKKQAKKQAKNQRRQQKIQGKVLHLNDICTIDQPEDNECEVEMSLQEEVEVKSNHISQEEVTHKEYYVNHKDLNGQEKMIEIVTDNQNSTEEVDMKNVNMDNDLEVLASSAECTRNLNGAHLKEGSDGEVDISSGFKNLNLNAVLQPDEINIEILDDNHTPGTKVYEVVNEDPETAFCTLANREAFNTDECSIQHCLYQFTRNEQLRDANKLLCEVCTRRQYNGPKANIKGERRHVYTNAKKQMLISLAPPVLTLHLKRFQQAGFNLRKVNKHITFPEILDLAPFCTLKCKILKCYQPKGSGFTSATHMCRLCLQLKYSTHKLTSYFMREYSNNFRKCFLWKHVYDFYNGCNNNNKD; encoded by the exons GGCTGCGGCAGGAATTCTCAGGAGCAGCATGCCTTGAAGCACTATATGACACCAAGATCTGAACCTCATTGTCTGGTTCTTAGTTTGGACAACTGGAGTGTATG GTGTTACCTATGTGATGATGAGGTCCAGTATTGTAGTTCAAACCGATTGGGGCAGGTGGTTGATTATGTTAGGAAACAAGCTGGTATTACAACTCCAAAATCAG caaaagATAATGGTAACATTGagcttgaaaataaaaaattagaaaaagagagtaaaaatgaacaagagagagaaaaaaaggaaaacatggcTAAAGAAAATCCTTCCACGAATTCTACTTCCCAGATAACTGTGAAGGGACTCAGTAATTTGGGAAATACATGCTTCTTCAATGCAGTTATGCAG AATTTGTCACAAACACCAGTGCTTAGAGAACTactaaaagaagtaaaaatgtctGGAACAATTGTAAAAATTGAACCACCTGATTTGGCATTAACA GAACCCTTAGAAATAAACCTTGAGCCTCCAGGCCCTCTTACTTTAGCCATGAGCCAGTTTCTTAATGAGATGCAAGAGACCAAAAAGGGAATCGTGACACCTAGAGAACTGTTTTCTCAGGTCTGTAAAAA AGCAGCGCGGTTTAAAGGCTATCAGCAGCAAGACAGCCAGGAGCTGCTTCGCTATTTATTGGATGGAATGAGAGCAGAAGAACACCAA AGAGTGACTAAAGGAATTCTTAAAGCATTTGGTAGTTCTACTGAAAAATTGGATGAagaactaaaaaataaagttaaag attatgaaaagaaaaaatcagtacCAAGTTTTGTGGACCGCATCTTTGGTGGTGAACTAACTAGTACAATCATGTGTGATGAATGCAGAACT GTCTCCTTGGTTCATGAATCTTTCCTTGATTTGTCTCTACCAGTTTTAGATGATCAG AGtggtaagaaaaatataaatggtaaaaatctgaaaaagacaatggaGGATGAAGATAAAGATAGCGAGGAAGAAAAAGATAACGACAGTTacatgaaagagagaaaggataTTCCTTCAGGAGCGAGTAAGCACTTGCAGAAAAAAGCGAAGAAGCAAGCCAAAAAGCAAGCCAAG AACCAACGAAGGCAACAAAAAATTCAAGGGAAAGTTCTTCATTTAAATGATATTTGTACCATTGACCAGCCTGAAGATAATGAATGTGAAGTTGAAATGTCACTTCAGGAAGAAGTGGAGGTTAAATCCAACCATATCTCACAAGAGGAAGTTACACATAAAGAATATTATGTTAATCACAAAGATTTGAATGGCCAagaaaaaatgatagaaattGTAACTGACAATCAAAATTCCACAGAGGAAGTAGATATGAAAAATGTCAACATGGACAATGATCTGGAGGTTTTGGCATCTTCTGCTGAGTGTACTAGGAATTTAAATGGTGCCCACCTGAAGGAAGGGAGCGATGGAGAAGTGGACATTTCCAGTGGTTTCAAAAACCTTAACTTGAATGCTGTTCTCCAGCCTGATGAAATAAATATAGAGATTCTGGATGACAATCATACTCCTGGGACCAAGGTATATGAGGTCGTAAATGAAGATCCAGAAACTGCTTTCTGTACTCTTGCAAACAGGGAAGCTTTCAATACAGATGAGTGTTCAATCCAACATTGTTTATATCAGTTCACTCGAAATGAGCAACTTCGAGATGCAAATAAACTGCTTTGTGAAGTATGCACCCGGAGACAGTATAATGGACCAAAGGCAAATATAAAAG gtGAAAGGAGACATGTTTACACCAATGCCAAAAAGCAGATGCTAATTTCTCTGGCTCCTCCCGTTCTCACGCTTCATTTGAAGCGATTTCAGCAG GCTGGTTTTAACCTACGCAAAGTTAACAAACACATAACATTTCCGGAAATCTTAGATTTGGCTCCTTTTTGTACCCTTAAATGTAAG ATTTTGAAATGCTATCAACCAAAGGGCAGTGGTTTCACATCAGCGACACACATGTGCAGGCTGTGCCTACAACTAAAGTACTCAACTCACAAGCTTACCTCCTATTTTATGAGAGAATACTCTAACAatttcagaaagtgctttctctggAAACATGTTTATGACTTTTATAAtggctgtaataataataataaagactaA
- the CCT8 gene encoding T-complex protein 1 subunit theta: MALHVPKAPGFAQMLKEGAKHFSGLEEAVYRNIQACKELAQTTRTAYGPNGMNKMVINHLEKLFVTNDAATILRELEVQHPAAKMIVMASHMQEQEVGDGTNFVLVFAGALLELAEELLRIGLSVSEVIEGYEVACRKAHEILPDLVCCSAKNLHDIDEVSSLLHTSVMSKQYGNEVFLAKLIAQACVSIFPDSGHFNVDNIRVCKILGSGIHSSSVLHGMVFKKETEGDVTSVKDAKIAVYSCPFDGMITETKGTVLIKTAEELMNFSKGEENLMEAQVKAIADSGANVIVTGGKVADMALHYANKYNIMLVRLNSKWDLRRLCKTVGATALPRLTTPVLKEMGHCDSVYLSEVGDTQVVVFKHEKEDGAISTIVLRGSTDNLMDDIERAVDDGVNTFKVLTRDKRLVPGGGATEIELAKQITSYGETCPGLEQYAIKKFAEAFEAIPRALAENSGVKANEVISKLYAVHQEGNKNVGLDIEAEVPAVKDMLEAGILDTYLGKYWAIKLATNAAITVLRVDQIIMAKPAGGPKPPSGKKDWDDDQND, from the exons ATGGCGCTTCACGTCCCCAAGGCCCCGGGCTTTGCCCAGATGCTCAAGGAAGGAGCGAAG CATTTTTCAGGACTAGAAGAGGCTGTGTACAGGAACATACAGGCTTGCAAGGAGCTTGCCCAGACAACTCGTACAGCATATGGACCAAATG GAATGAACAAAATGGTTATCAACCACCTGGAGAAGTTGTTTGTGACAAATGATGCAGCGACTATTTTAAGAGAGCTAGAA GTACAGCATCCTGCTGCAAAAATGATTGTAATGGCCTCTCACATGCAAGAGCAAGAGGTGGGAGATGGCACAAACTTTGTTCTGGTATTTGCTGGAGCTCTTCTGGAATTAGCTGAAGAGCTGCTGAGAATTGGCCTGTCAGTTTCAGAG GTCATAGAAGGTTATGAAGTAGCCTGCAGAAAAGCCCATGAGATTCTTCCTGATTTGGTATGTTGTTCGGCAAAAAATCTTCACGATATTGATGAAGTGTCATCTCTACTTCATACCTCTGTAATGAGTAAACAATATGGTAACGAAGTGTTTCTGGCCAAGCTTATTGCTCAGGCATGTG TATCTATTTTTCCTGATTCTGGCCATTTCAATGTTGATAACATCCGAGTTTGTAAGATTCTG GGCTCTGGTATCCATTCCTCTTCAGTATTGCATGGCATGGTTTTTAAGAAGGAAACCGAAGGTGATGTAACATCTGTTAAAGATGCAAAAATAGCAGTGTACTCTTGTCCTTTTGATGGCATGATAACAGAAACTAAG GGAACGGTATTGATAAAGACTGCAGAAGAATTGATGAATTTTAGTAAGGGAGAAGAAAATCTCATGGAGGCACAAGTCAAAGCTATTGCTGACAGCGGTGCAAATGTCATAGTGACAGGTGGCAAAGTGGCAGACATGGCTCTTCATTATGCAAACAAATACAATATCATGTTGGTGAG gctgaaCTCAAAATGGGATCTCAGAAGGCTATGTAAAACAGTTGGTGCTACAGCTCTTCCTAGATTG ACAACTCCTGTCCTTAAAGAAATGGGGCATTGTGACAGTGTTTACCTCTCAGAAGTTGGAGACACACAGGTGGTGGTTTTTAAGCATG AAAAGGAAGATGGTGCCATTTCTACCATAGTGCTTCGAGGCTCTACAGACAATCTTATGGATGATATAGAAAGGGCAGTAGATGATGGTGTTAATACTTTCAAAGTGCTCACAAGG GATAAACGTCTTGTACCTGGAGGAGGAGCAACAGAAATTGAGTTAGCCAAACAGATCACATCATATGGAGAG ACGTGTCCTGGACTTGAACAGTATGCCATTAAGAAGTTTGCTGAGGCATTTGAAGCTATTCCCCGGGCACTGGCAGAAAATTCTGGAGTTAAAGCCAATGAAGTAATCTCTAAACTTTATGCAGTACatcaagaaggaaataaaaatgttggATTAGATATTGAG GCTGAAGTTCCTGCTGTAAAGGACATGTTGGAAGCTGGTATTCTAGACActtacctgggaaaatattgGGCTATCAAACTAGCTACTAATGCTGCCATCACTGTACTTAGAGTGGATCAG aTCATCATGGCAAAACCAGCTGGTGGGCCCAAACCTCCAAGTGGGAAGAAAGACTGGGATGATGACCAAAATGATTGA